A window of the Thermodesulforhabdus norvegica genome harbors these coding sequences:
- a CDS encoding SAM hydrolase/SAM-dependent halogenase family protein: MRRPLIALLTDFGTRDGYVAAMKAVILKGLDDVEFVDISHEVDPFRIESAAYVLYSVFDFFPSGTIFLCVVDPGVGTARKALAVEVGRKYLVGPDNGLFSWVLKSGGYRAFSLENVSLFRSSVSSTFHGRDVFAPVAAYLASGGQIDAVGTGCEPYIAEWTEVDRGVAEVKGQVIHIDRFGNLITNIRKDCLPEGVVKSSNFRVRVGDKAIESIVNTYGDVPEGALCALWGSYDHLEISVCCGNASETLSAGIGDRVFCRW, from the coding sequence GTGAGAAGGCCGCTTATTGCCCTGCTTACGGATTTCGGTACCCGTGACGGCTATGTTGCCGCCATGAAGGCCGTAATTTTAAAAGGTCTCGATGATGTGGAATTTGTAGATATATCTCATGAAGTTGACCCTTTCAGGATTGAGTCTGCTGCTTACGTCCTTTATTCGGTATTCGATTTTTTCCCATCGGGTACGATTTTCCTGTGTGTTGTGGACCCCGGGGTGGGGACTGCCAGAAAGGCTCTTGCCGTGGAAGTGGGGAGGAAATATCTGGTCGGTCCCGATAACGGTCTTTTTTCCTGGGTGTTAAAATCCGGAGGTTATAGGGCCTTCTCGCTGGAAAATGTTTCTCTTTTCAGAAGCAGCGTCAGCTCCACCTTCCACGGTCGTGATGTCTTTGCACCTGTGGCGGCTTATCTTGCCTCTGGAGGTCAAATAGATGCGGTGGGTACCGGATGTGAACCTTACATTGCCGAATGGACGGAAGTTGATCGTGGTGTTGCTGAGGTAAAAGGTCAGGTTATTCACATCGACCGCTTTGGAAACCTGATAACCAATATAAGGAAAGATTGTTTGCCGGAAGGTGTCGTGAAAAGCTCGAATTTCAGGGTCAGGGTTGGCGATAAGGCTATTGAGAGTATTGTAAATACCTATGGCGATGTTCCTGAAGGGGCTTTGTGTGCCCTCTGGGGAAGCTATGACCATCTTGAAATATCGGTGTGTTGTGGTAATGCTTCCGAGACATTGTCGGCCGGAATTGGGGATCGGGTATTTTGCAGGTGGTAA